The following coding sequences lie in one Arthrobacter sp. PGP41 genomic window:
- the rpoB gene encoding DNA-directed RNA polymerase subunit beta, which produces MVASSTSNNETANTADSTDGATRRLSFAKIHEPLDVPNLLALQTDSFDWLVGNERWQARVAKAVEENDLSVATTSGLSDIFEEISPIEDFQGTMSLSFSDPEFADPKYTMAECKDRDATYSAPLYVKAEFMNNNTGEIKQQTVFMGDFPLMTEKGTFVVNGTERVVVSQLVRSPGAYFERAADKTSDKDIFTAKIIPSRGAWFELEIDKRDQVGVRLDRKRKQSVTVLLKALGWTEGQILEEFGQYDSMRATLEKDATETREDALLDIYRKLRPGEPPTVEAAQSLLDNLYFNSKRYDLAKVGRYKINRKLGIDRSLGDKEASVLHVEDIVAMIKFLVALHAGEKTIKGTRDGQEVDLRVEIDDIDHFGNRRIRAVGELIENQVRTGLSRMERVVRERMTTQDVEAITPQTLINIRPVVAAIKEFFGTSQLSQFMDQNNPLSGLTHKRRLSALGPGGLSRDRAGMEVRDVHPSHYGRMCPIETPEGPNIGLIGSLASYGRINPFGFIETPYRLVKDGVVSDDVQYLTADDEAEVLIAQANAPLDENKKFAEETVLVRARGGGGEPVLVPAADVEFMDVSPRQMVSVATALIPFLEHDDANRALMGANMQRQAVPLVRSEAPFVGTGMERAAAVDAGDVVIAKKAGVVTEVSAELVIMLNDDGTETNYRINKFARSNQGNCYNHRVLVNEGQRLEVGGIIADGPATDQGELALGKNLLVAFMSWEGHNFEDAIILSQRIVAEDVLSSIHIEEHEIDARDTKLGAEEITRDIPNVSEEVLAGLDERGIIHIGAEVEAGDILVGKVTPKGETELTPEERLLRAIFGEKSREVRDTSLKVPHGESGTVIGVRVFDRDNDDELPPGVNQLVRVYVAAKRKITDGDKLAGRHGNKGVISKILPVEDMPFLADGTPVDIVLNPLGVPGRMNVGQVLETHLGWVAKTGWKIEGEPEWVKQLPNLPRESGQTTVATPVFDGAREEEITGLLDSTNVTRDGERLINSSGKTRLFDGRSGEPFPDPISVGYMYILKLHHLVDDKIHARSTGPYSMITQQPLGGKAQFGGQRFGEMEVWALEAYGAAYTLQELLTIKSDDIHGRVKVYEAIVKGENIPEPGVPESFKVLIKEMQSLCLNVEVLSTDGTTIEMRDSDDAVFTAAEELGIDLSRAEPSSVEEV; this is translated from the coding sequence TTGGTCGCCTCGAGCACCTCTAATAACGAAACCGCTAACACCGCCGACAGCACTGATGGTGCCACTCGCCGGCTCTCATTCGCAAAGATTCACGAACCTCTTGACGTTCCGAATCTGCTTGCCCTCCAGACGGACAGCTTCGACTGGCTGGTCGGAAATGAGCGCTGGCAGGCACGCGTAGCGAAGGCTGTCGAAGAAAACGATCTCAGCGTCGCCACTACGTCCGGCCTGTCGGACATCTTCGAAGAGATCTCCCCGATCGAGGACTTCCAGGGCACCATGTCCCTGAGCTTCTCCGATCCGGAGTTCGCTGACCCCAAATACACCATGGCCGAGTGCAAGGACCGGGACGCTACATACTCGGCTCCCCTGTACGTCAAGGCCGAGTTCATGAACAACAACACGGGCGAAATCAAGCAGCAGACCGTGTTCATGGGTGACTTCCCGCTGATGACCGAGAAGGGCACCTTCGTCGTCAACGGCACCGAGCGTGTCGTCGTCTCCCAGCTGGTCCGTTCTCCGGGCGCCTACTTCGAGCGCGCCGCCGACAAGACCAGCGACAAGGACATCTTCACCGCGAAGATCATCCCGTCCCGCGGCGCCTGGTTCGAACTGGAAATCGACAAGCGCGACCAGGTCGGCGTGCGCCTCGACCGCAAGCGCAAGCAGTCCGTCACGGTCCTGCTCAAGGCCCTCGGCTGGACCGAAGGCCAGATCCTCGAGGAGTTCGGCCAGTACGACTCCATGCGGGCAACCCTGGAGAAGGACGCCACCGAAACCCGCGAAGACGCGTTGCTTGACATCTACCGGAAGCTGCGCCCGGGCGAGCCGCCCACCGTCGAGGCTGCCCAGTCGCTGCTGGACAACCTGTACTTCAACTCCAAGCGCTACGATCTGGCCAAGGTTGGCCGCTACAAGATCAACCGCAAGCTTGGCATCGACCGCTCCCTTGGCGACAAGGAAGCTTCGGTCCTGCACGTTGAAGACATCGTTGCCATGATCAAGTTCCTCGTCGCGCTGCACGCCGGCGAGAAGACCATCAAGGGCACCCGCGATGGCCAGGAGGTGGACCTGCGCGTCGAAATCGACGACATCGACCACTTCGGCAACCGCCGCATCCGCGCCGTCGGCGAGCTCATCGAGAACCAGGTCCGCACCGGCCTGTCCCGCATGGAGCGCGTTGTCCGCGAGCGTATGACCACCCAGGACGTCGAGGCCATCACGCCGCAGACCCTGATCAACATCCGCCCCGTGGTCGCCGCGATCAAGGAGTTCTTCGGAACCTCCCAGCTCTCGCAGTTCATGGACCAGAACAACCCGCTCTCGGGCCTGACCCACAAGCGCCGCCTGTCCGCGCTTGGCCCCGGTGGTCTGTCCCGTGACCGCGCCGGCATGGAAGTCCGTGACGTGCACCCGTCCCACTACGGACGTATGTGCCCCATCGAAACCCCTGAAGGCCCGAACATCGGCCTGATCGGTTCGCTGGCTTCCTACGGACGCATCAACCCGTTCGGCTTCATCGAGACCCCGTACCGCCTGGTCAAGGACGGCGTCGTTTCCGACGACGTCCAGTACCTGACGGCCGACGACGAGGCCGAAGTGCTGATCGCCCAGGCCAACGCGCCGCTGGACGAGAACAAGAAGTTCGCCGAAGAGACCGTCCTGGTCCGTGCCCGCGGTGGTGGAGGCGAGCCTGTCCTCGTTCCCGCCGCAGACGTCGAGTTCATGGACGTTTCCCCGCGCCAGATGGTGTCCGTGGCTACCGCCCTGATCCCGTTCCTCGAGCACGACGATGCCAACCGCGCACTCATGGGTGCCAACATGCAGCGCCAGGCCGTGCCGCTGGTCCGTTCCGAGGCTCCGTTCGTGGGCACCGGCATGGAGCGCGCAGCAGCCGTCGACGCCGGTGACGTTGTCATCGCGAAGAAGGCCGGTGTGGTCACCGAGGTTTCCGCCGAGCTCGTCATCATGCTAAACGACGACGGCACCGAGACCAACTACCGCATCAACAAGTTCGCCCGCTCCAACCAGGGCAACTGCTACAACCACCGTGTCCTGGTGAACGAAGGCCAGCGCCTGGAAGTTGGCGGCATCATCGCCGACGGTCCGGCAACGGACCAGGGCGAGCTCGCCCTCGGCAAGAACCTGCTCGTGGCATTCATGTCATGGGAAGGCCACAACTTCGAGGACGCCATCATCCTCTCGCAGCGCATTGTTGCCGAGGACGTTCTTTCCTCCATCCACATCGAGGAGCACGAGATCGATGCCCGCGACACCAAGCTTGGTGCCGAGGAAATCACCCGTGACATCCCCAACGTGTCCGAGGAAGTCCTGGCGGGCCTGGACGAGCGCGGCATCATCCACATCGGTGCCGAGGTTGAAGCCGGCGACATCCTGGTCGGAAAGGTCACCCCGAAGGGTGAAACCGAGCTGACCCCGGAAGAGCGCCTGCTGCGCGCGATCTTCGGCGAGAAGTCCCGCGAAGTGCGCGACACCTCCCTGAAGGTGCCCCACGGCGAGTCCGGCACGGTCATCGGCGTGCGCGTCTTCGACCGCGACAACGACGACGAGCTGCCCCCGGGCGTCAACCAGCTGGTCCGCGTCTACGTCGCTGCCAAGCGCAAGATCACCGACGGCGACAAGCTCGCCGGCCGCCACGGCAACAAGGGTGTCATCTCCAAGATCCTCCCCGTTGAGGACATGCCCTTCCTGGCCGACGGTACCCCCGTTGACATCGTCCTGAACCCGCTGGGTGTTCCGGGCCGTATGAACGTGGGCCAGGTGCTCGAGACGCACCTCGGCTGGGTTGCCAAGACCGGTTGGAAGATCGAAGGCGAGCCCGAATGGGTCAAGCAGCTGCCGAACCTGCCGCGCGAGAGTGGCCAGACCACTGTTGCAACGCCGGTGTTCGACGGCGCCCGCGAAGAGGAAATCACGGGCCTGCTCGACTCCACCAACGTGACGCGTGACGGCGAACGCCTGATCAACTCCTCCGGCAAGACCCGCCTGTTCGACGGCCGCTCCGGCGAGCCGTTCCCGGATCCGATCTCGGTCGGCTACATGTACATCCTGAAGCTCCACCACCTGGTGGACGACAAGATCCACGCGCGCTCCACCGGCCCGTACTCCATGATCACGCAGCAGCCGCTGGGTGGTAAGGCACAGTTCGGTGGCCAGCGCTTCGGTGAAATGGAAGTGTGGGCGCTCGAAGCTTACGGCGCCGCCTACACGCTCCAGGAGCTCCTCACCATCAAGTCTGACGACATCCATGGCCGCGTGAAGGTATACGAAGCCATCGTCAAGGGCGAGAACATCCCCGAGCCGGGCGTTCCCGAGTCCTTCAAGGTCTTGATCAAGGAAATGCAGTCGCTGTGCCTGAACGTGGAAGTCCTCTCCACGGACGGAACCACAATTGAAATGCGTGACTCTGATGACGCAGTCTTCACGGCTGCGGAGGAACTGGGTATCGATCTGTCCCGTGCAGAGCCCAGTTCCGTAGAAGAGGTCTAA
- a CDS encoding acetyl-CoA C-acetyltransferase, giving the protein MGNSPDNTDVVILAAARTPQGRINGQLASFTAVELGARAIKAALEASGVGAADVDAVIMGQVLQAGAGQNPARQSSIGAGIGWDVPAVTVNKVCLSGLTAVIDAARLIRAGEADVVVAGGQESMTRAPHLLPGSRQGWTYGSIQALDAAAHDGLTDAFDGQSMGLSTETRNLALGIDRTSQDNVAAQSHQRAALAAKNGTFDDEIVPVSVKQRKGDPIVVSTDEGVRPNTSVDSLAGLRAAFVTDGTITAGNSSPLSDGAAALVLASRGYAEKHGLEYLAVVGKPGQVAGPDNSLHSQPSNAIRDALARAGWTAADLDFIEINEAFGSVAVQSLKDLDYPLERCNIHGGAIALGHPIGASGARLAVHAAHELKRRGTGKAAVSLCGGGGQGEALLLYRD; this is encoded by the coding sequence ATGGGCAACTCTCCTGACAACACTGACGTTGTCATACTCGCAGCAGCGCGCACACCGCAGGGCCGGATCAACGGTCAACTGGCAAGCTTCACCGCGGTGGAGCTCGGGGCCCGCGCCATCAAGGCTGCCCTGGAAGCCAGCGGCGTGGGCGCCGCCGACGTGGACGCCGTCATCATGGGCCAGGTGCTGCAGGCGGGCGCCGGCCAGAACCCCGCCCGGCAAAGCTCCATTGGCGCCGGCATCGGCTGGGACGTCCCTGCCGTGACCGTGAACAAGGTGTGCCTGTCCGGGCTCACCGCGGTGATCGACGCTGCCCGCCTGATCCGGGCCGGGGAGGCGGACGTTGTGGTGGCCGGCGGCCAGGAATCCATGACCCGGGCCCCGCACCTGCTGCCCGGCTCCAGGCAGGGGTGGACGTACGGCTCAATCCAGGCACTGGACGCCGCCGCCCACGATGGCCTGACTGACGCCTTCGACGGCCAGTCCATGGGCCTCTCCACCGAGACCCGCAACCTGGCCCTGGGGATTGACCGGACCTCCCAGGACAACGTCGCGGCGCAGTCCCACCAACGTGCCGCGCTGGCTGCCAAGAATGGAACGTTCGACGACGAGATCGTCCCGGTCAGCGTGAAGCAGCGCAAGGGCGACCCCATCGTGGTGTCCACGGACGAAGGGGTCCGGCCCAACACTTCCGTGGATTCCCTCGCCGGCCTGCGCGCCGCCTTCGTCACGGACGGCACCATCACCGCCGGGAACTCCTCTCCCCTGTCCGACGGGGCGGCCGCCCTTGTGCTGGCCTCCCGCGGTTATGCGGAGAAACACGGCCTTGAGTACCTTGCTGTGGTTGGGAAGCCCGGGCAGGTGGCAGGACCGGACAACTCGCTGCACTCCCAGCCGTCCAACGCCATCCGGGACGCTTTGGCACGGGCGGGCTGGACCGCTGCTGACCTCGACTTCATTGAAATCAACGAGGCCTTCGGATCGGTGGCGGTGCAGTCACTGAAGGACTTGGACTACCCGCTTGAGAGGTGCAATATCCATGGCGGGGCAATTGCGCTGGGCCACCCTATCGGGGCCTCCGGCGCCCGCCTGGCCGTGCATGCAGCCCATGAACTCAAGCGCCGCGGAACCGGCAAGGCGGCAGTGTCCCTGTGCGGCGGCGGCGGGCAGGGCGAAGCGCTCCTGCTGTACCGCGACTAA
- a CDS encoding aminoacyl-tRNA deacylase has translation MAGQIRKDADGVGHGRFLADAAARGLQVDVVERPAAKSLEEAAGILGITPGDIVKSLVVKHKDGSFLFALIPGDRQISWPKLRTLVGVNKLSLPPADVALDATGYERGTITPLGSTKSWPVYADSTVTGRRISMGSGAHGYSAFVDADALTAALGAVVADISDPA, from the coding sequence ATGGCGGGCCAGATCAGGAAGGACGCGGACGGCGTCGGACATGGACGCTTCCTGGCCGATGCCGCCGCCCGCGGCCTGCAGGTGGACGTCGTCGAAAGACCCGCCGCCAAAAGCCTCGAGGAAGCAGCCGGCATCCTGGGAATCACGCCGGGGGACATCGTGAAGTCGCTGGTGGTCAAGCACAAGGACGGCTCGTTCCTGTTTGCGCTGATTCCCGGCGACCGCCAGATCTCGTGGCCCAAACTGCGGACACTGGTGGGCGTCAACAAGCTGTCGCTGCCGCCCGCGGACGTGGCCCTGGATGCAACCGGCTATGAACGCGGCACCATCACCCCGCTGGGCAGCACCAAGAGCTGGCCGGTCTATGCGGACTCCACCGTGACCGGGCGCAGGATCTCGATGGGCTCAGGGGCCCACGGCTACAGTGCCTTCGTGGACGCGGACGCCCTGACCGCAGCACTGGGTGCCGTGGTCGCGGACATCAGCGACCCCGCCTGA
- the rplL gene encoding 50S ribosomal protein L7/L12, with translation MAKLSNEELIEAFKELTIIELSEFVKLFEETFEVTAAAVAVAGPAGGAAAEEVEEKTDFDVVLEAAGDKKIAVIKEVRAITSLGLKEAKDLVDSAPKAVLEGATKEAAEKAKEQLEAAGATVTLK, from the coding sequence ATGGCGAAGCTCAGCAACGAAGAGCTCATTGAAGCTTTCAAGGAACTGACCATCATCGAGCTCTCCGAGTTCGTCAAGCTCTTCGAAGAGACCTTCGAAGTTACCGCTGCTGCTGTTGCAGTTGCCGGCCCCGCCGGTGGCGCAGCTGCTGAAGAGGTTGAAGAGAAGACCGACTTCGACGTCGTCCTCGAAGCAGCCGGCGACAAGAAGATCGCAGTGATCAAGGAAGTTCGCGCCATCACTTCCCTGGGCCTCAAGGAAGCAAAGGACCTGGTTGACAGCGCTCCCAAGGCTGTCCTCGAAGGTGCAACCAAGGAAGCTGCCGAGAAGGCCAAGGAGCAGCTCGAGGCTGCAGGCGCCACCGTTACCCTCAAGTAA
- the rplJ gene encoding 50S ribosomal protein L10, whose protein sequence is MATPTKVSAVAEITNDFKESNAAVLTEYRGLTVAQLKQLRVSLGQDTKFAVVKNTLTAIAAKEAGVEAFNDQLSGPTAIAFIKGDAVAAAKSLTDFAKTNKQLVIKTGYFEGKALNASEVAALAALESRELQLAKVAGVLKAPAAAAARIIDALRLKLEEENGAPAAAEAPAAEEAPAAEAEAPADAPAAEEN, encoded by the coding sequence ATGGCAACGCCTACCAAGGTTTCAGCAGTAGCTGAGATCACTAACGATTTCAAGGAATCGAACGCCGCTGTCCTGACCGAATACCGTGGGCTCACCGTTGCACAGCTCAAGCAGCTGCGTGTTTCTCTCGGCCAGGACACCAAGTTCGCGGTCGTCAAGAACACCCTGACCGCCATTGCAGCCAAGGAAGCCGGCGTTGAAGCATTCAACGACCAGCTCTCCGGCCCCACTGCAATCGCGTTCATCAAGGGTGACGCAGTTGCCGCTGCCAAGAGCCTGACGGATTTTGCCAAGACCAACAAGCAGCTCGTCATCAAGACCGGCTACTTCGAGGGCAAGGCTCTGAACGCCAGCGAGGTTGCCGCACTGGCAGCACTCGAGTCCCGTGAGCTGCAGCTCGCCAAGGTTGCAGGCGTCCTCAAGGCCCCTGCCGCCGCCGCTGCACGCATCATTGACGCACTGCGCCTCAAGCTTGAAGAAGAGAACGGTGCACCGGCAGCTGCCGAGGCGCCTGCCGCTGAAGAAGCACCTGCCGCAGAAGCTGAAGCCCCGGCTGACGCTCCCGCAGCTGAAGAGAACTAA